Genomic DNA from Paludisphaera rhizosphaerae:
CCGCACGGCGGATTCATAGAAGCAATGCTTCTCGAACCGCCCGTGACGACCCAGCATGTAGCCGTTGTCGCTCAGGAAGACGACCAGCGTGTCGTTTCCCAGGCCATTGTCGTCGAGCGTCCGAACCAGCCGGCCGATCTGCTCGTCGACGAATGCGAGTGAGGTGTAATAAGAGGCCTGAATTCCCCGGACGTGGCGCGGTTCCAGGCCGCAGAAGACGGTCGGCTGTTCGAACCGGTCCCGGACGCTCACTGGCGGTGCGGCGAACTGGTCGGGATGGAATCGGCCCCTGTATTCGACGGGGAAGTGGAAGGGGGCGTGCGGCTCATAGAAGCTGACGACCAGGGCGAAAGGTCGGCCCGGCTCTTCCTTCATGAACCGGACGGCGCGGTTGACGAAGTAGGTCGCGTCCATCGACCCCGTGTCCAGCCCGGCGTCCTCGACGCCGGAGTTCAGCCAGTCCGCCGTCGGGTCGACCATCGGCCGCCAGGGCTTGCGATTGTCGCCGGCCGGCGGAGGATGCGCGCCCAGGTGCTTGAGCCACTCCGCGTAGTCGCGCCGCAGCGCGAAGCCGTGGTTCGACGTGTCGTTGAAGTGCATTTTGCCGACGGCCGCCGTCCGATAGCCTCGCTCGCCGAGCATGTGCCCGAGCGTCCTCACCGACTCGGGCAGAGCCGTGGGGAGCCGCGTCACGCCCGTCGCGTGCGGCAACTTGCCGCTGATGAACGACTGGCGACTGGGAGTGCAGAGCGGGTTGTTGCAGTAGGCTCGACGAAAGTAGGAGCCCTGGCGGGCCAGTCCGTCCAGGTTGGGCGTCGCGCCGTGGGCGTCACCCTCGATCCCCATCGTCTCGGCCGCCTGATCGTCGTCCACGATCAGCAGCAGGTTCGGCGGCCGTCGCAGGGGCTCCGCCGCGCGGGACGTATCGACGGCGAGACCCAGCGCCATGAGGGCCAGAAGCGTCGCCGTCCTCAGGGCCCGCCCGCCCGCGATCATCGCGATCCTCCGTCGGTCATCTCCTGGCCTCCATGCCGGGATCGGGCGATCCCTGGTCATATCGTCGCCCCGGCTCGTCCATGCTGAGGAAAAAGCTTCGTTGGACTTAATCCGGCCGCTGCGTTCGTCCGGCGAGATCTTTCTTCAGGTAGACCCCGGTTGGACTTTCGGAAATCTCGGCGACCTCCGTCGGCGTTCCCTGGGCCACCACCCGCCCCCCTCGCGAGCCGGCCTCCGGCCCCAGGTCGACGACCCAGTCGGCGGCGGCGATGACGTCGAGGTCGTGCTCAATGACGACAAGCGTGTTCCCTTGATCGGCCAGCCGGTCGAGGACCCCCAGCAGCCGGTCGACGTCGGC
This window encodes:
- a CDS encoding sulfatase family protein; this translates as MIAGGRALRTATLLALMALGLAVDTSRAAEPLRRPPNLLLIVDDDQAAETMGIEGDAHGATPNLDGLARQGSYFRRAYCNNPLCTPSRQSFISGKLPHATGVTRLPTALPESVRTLGHMLGERGYRTAAVGKMHFNDTSNHGFALRRDYAEWLKHLGAHPPPAGDNRKPWRPMVDPTADWLNSGVEDAGLDTGSMDATYFVNRAVRFMKEEPGRPFALVVSFYEPHAPFHFPVEYRGRFHPDQFAAPPVSVRDRFEQPTVFCGLEPRHVRGIQASYYTSLAFVDEQIGRLVRTLDDNGLGNDTLVVFLSDNGYMLGRHGRFEKHCFYESAVRVPLLFRQPGRIPTDRRVGEMVELVDVLPTILALLGQPAPPGLHGRDMSGLVLGRPGAVGRSVVFSEYNENEEAMARTDRYKLIVGSGRRPRKDGYAPAHPPTGPYERLFDVQADPNEDHDLSAEPAFAAVKVELTRSLAERFRATWEGPEPVPACLSDRGVVEWCLTPRDKPNPWAGKHM